Proteins from a genomic interval of Amycolatopsis sp. cg13:
- a CDS encoding DUF3040 domain-containing protein produces the protein MLPHRDRSALRKIEEELAASDPVFAATLSQGVLPAQSRRWRQILVLAEATVLLMLVFGLMAGDTGWFLWGLLAAPLLVWAHRTMLQRGRERAADDQP, from the coding sequence ATGCTGCCCCATCGCGACCGCAGCGCCCTGCGGAAGATCGAAGAGGAACTCGCCGCGAGCGACCCCGTGTTCGCCGCGACGCTGAGCCAAGGCGTGCTGCCCGCGCAGTCCCGGCGGTGGCGGCAGATCCTCGTGCTCGCCGAGGCGACAGTTCTGCTGATGCTGGTGTTCGGCCTGATGGCCGGGGACACCGGCTGGTTCCTGTGGGGCCTGCTGGCCGCGCCGCTGCTGGTGTGGGCGCACCGGACCATGCTGCAGCGCGGCCGCGAGCGGGCGGCCGACGACCAGCCGTGA
- a CDS encoding TIGR03619 family F420-dependent LLM class oxidoreductase, translating to MRYGIVLFTSDRGISPAAAAQAAEEAGFATFYVPEHTHIPIRRDAPHPRTGDSSLPDDRYLRTLDPWVALASAVPVTSTIRLATAVALPVESDPITLAKTVATLDHLSGGRVTLGVGFGWNTDELADHGVPGKRRRTALREYLEAMRALWTEEEASYSGEFVEFGPSWAWPKPVQPKVPVVVGAGGNERTFRWIARHSDGWLTTPGEGDITGKVAQLREIWREEGREGEPEVIALGPRPDPEGLAKLEAAGVTEVVFGLPDRSAGEAEAWLDRLAGKLGQLAGA from the coding sequence GTGAGATACGGGATCGTGTTGTTCACCAGCGACCGGGGCATCTCCCCGGCGGCGGCCGCCCAAGCCGCGGAAGAGGCCGGATTCGCGACGTTCTACGTGCCCGAGCACACTCACATCCCGATCCGGCGCGACGCCCCGCATCCCCGGACCGGCGACTCCTCGCTCCCGGACGACCGCTATCTGCGCACGCTCGACCCGTGGGTCGCCCTCGCCAGCGCGGTGCCGGTGACCTCGACGATCCGGCTGGCGACCGCGGTGGCGCTGCCGGTGGAGAGCGATCCGATCACGCTCGCCAAAACGGTCGCGACGCTGGACCACCTGTCCGGCGGCCGGGTCACGCTCGGCGTCGGGTTCGGCTGGAACACCGACGAACTCGCCGACCACGGGGTGCCCGGTAAGCGGCGGCGCACCGCGCTACGCGAGTACCTCGAAGCGATGCGCGCGCTGTGGACCGAGGAAGAGGCGAGCTACTCCGGCGAGTTCGTGGAGTTCGGGCCGAGCTGGGCGTGGCCGAAGCCGGTGCAGCCCAAGGTGCCGGTGGTCGTCGGCGCGGGCGGGAACGAGCGCACGTTCCGCTGGATCGCGCGGCACAGCGACGGCTGGCTGACCACGCCCGGCGAGGGCGACATCACCGGGAAAGTCGCGCAGTTGCGCGAAATCTGGCGCGAGGAAGGCCGGGAGGGCGAGCCGGAGGTGATCGCGCTCGGGCCGCGCCCGGATCCGGAAGGGCTGGCCAAGCTCGAGGCGGCGGGCGTCACCGAGGTCGTGTTCGGGCTCCCGGACCGCTCGGCGGGCGAGGCCGAGGCGTGGCTGGACCGGCTCGCCGGAAAGCTCGGGCAGCTGGCCGGAGCCTGA
- the malQ gene encoding 4-alpha-glucanotransferase produces MTPELAELAAAHGVATRYENADQIEVPVDPDVVIAVLAQLDVDAGTPQAIQRELAAVREARASQALPPTVVVRAGQERELGQAATVELEDGTARDVGTTLPADLPLGWHEIVTAEQRVSLAVVPDRLPAVPPAWGWMLQLYALHSEQSWGMGDFGDLAAMASRSAAELGAGVLLVNPVQAISPAHPVERSPYSPSSRRFANPLYLRVTDTEAFARADEDTQRQVRALAPDPIGELIDYDAVWTAKRAALELLRPYHPHPIELDDDLRDFAAFGALAEVHGSDWREWPEPLRDPGSAEVAAAREELAERIEFHGWLQQLCHEQLDNVRRAAREAGMPVGVVHDLPVGVHPGGADTWALRNVFAARVRVGAPPDAFNQQGQDWNLPPWRPDRLAEAGYAPFRDVVRGVLRHADGIRVDHVAGMWRLWWIPPGEPAGRGTYVHYDAEAMLGVLALEAHRAGAVVVGEDLGTVEDTVTETMHERGLLSSAVLWFQRDWDAPGKPFVRPESWDPDAMASISTHDLPTVSGWLDAEHVRVRAELGQLDRPVEQEYAEAAAERTALLELVASEGIPDDDLVVALHTLLASAASRLVLTAPADVVGERRQPNLPGTVDEYPNWRIPLPVTVDGFFADPRVRAAVAPLAAARPVR; encoded by the coding sequence GTGACCCCCGAACTGGCCGAACTGGCCGCTGCCCACGGCGTCGCCACCCGCTACGAAAACGCCGACCAAATCGAAGTACCGGTCGACCCAGACGTCGTGATCGCCGTATTGGCGCAGCTCGACGTCGATGCCGGTACTCCACAAGCAATTCAGCGAGAATTGGCCGCAGTGCGGGAAGCCCGTGCCTCGCAAGCCTTGCCGCCGACTGTCGTGGTGCGCGCCGGGCAAGAACGCGAACTCGGCCAAGCCGCCACCGTCGAACTCGAAGACGGCACAGCGCGTGACGTCGGCACCACACTTCCGGCTGACCTTCCGCTGGGCTGGCACGAGATCGTGACCGCAGAGCAACGGGTTTCGCTGGCTGTCGTCCCGGACCGGCTGCCCGCGGTGCCTCCCGCGTGGGGCTGGATGCTGCAGCTTTACGCGCTGCATTCCGAACAGTCGTGGGGCATGGGCGATTTCGGCGATCTCGCCGCGATGGCGTCCCGGTCGGCCGCCGAACTGGGCGCGGGCGTGCTGCTCGTCAACCCGGTGCAGGCGATCAGTCCGGCGCATCCGGTCGAGCGGTCGCCGTATTCGCCTTCCAGCCGCCGGTTCGCGAACCCGCTGTACCTGAGGGTCACCGACACCGAAGCGTTCGCTCGCGCCGATGAAGACACTCAGCGACAGGTACGGGCGCTAGCGCCGGATCCGATCGGCGAACTGATCGACTACGACGCCGTGTGGACCGCCAAACGCGCCGCGCTGGAACTGCTGCGCCCGTACCACCCGCACCCGATCGAACTGGACGACGACCTCCGCGATTTCGCCGCGTTCGGCGCGCTCGCCGAGGTGCACGGCAGCGACTGGCGCGAGTGGCCCGAGCCGTTGCGCGATCCCGGCAGTGCCGAGGTGGCCGCCGCGCGGGAGGAACTGGCCGAGCGGATCGAGTTCCACGGCTGGCTCCAGCAGCTCTGCCACGAGCAGCTCGACAACGTCCGGCGCGCCGCGCGCGAGGCGGGCATGCCGGTCGGCGTGGTGCACGATCTGCCGGTCGGGGTGCATCCCGGCGGTGCGGACACCTGGGCGCTGCGGAACGTGTTCGCCGCGCGGGTGCGGGTCGGCGCGCCGCCGGACGCGTTCAACCAGCAGGGCCAGGACTGGAATCTGCCGCCGTGGCGGCCGGATCGGCTCGCCGAAGCCGGGTACGCGCCGTTCCGCGACGTCGTGCGCGGCGTGTTGCGGCACGCTGACGGCATCCGGGTGGACCACGTCGCCGGAATGTGGCGGCTGTGGTGGATTCCGCCGGGCGAACCGGCTGGTCGCGGCACGTACGTGCACTACGACGCCGAAGCGATGCTCGGCGTGCTCGCGCTGGAAGCGCATCGCGCGGGCGCGGTCGTGGTGGGGGAGGACCTCGGCACCGTCGAGGACACCGTCACCGAAACCATGCACGAACGCGGCCTGCTCAGCTCCGCCGTGCTGTGGTTCCAGCGCGACTGGGACGCGCCCGGCAAGCCGTTCGTCCGCCCGGAGAGCTGGGATCCGGACGCGATGGCGAGTATTTCAACGCACGACCTGCCGACGGTGTCCGGCTGGCTCGACGCCGAGCACGTCCGCGTGCGAGCCGAGCTCGGCCAGCTCGACCGTCCGGTGGAGCAGGAGTACGCCGAAGCGGCGGCCGAGCGGACGGCGTTGCTCGAACTGGTTGCCAGCGAAGGAATTCCGGACGACGACTTGGTGGTCGCCTTGCACACGCTGCTCGCTTCGGCGGCGTCGCGGCTGGTGCTGACCGCACCGGCGGACGTCGTCGGCGAACGGCGCCAGCCGAATTTGCCGGGCACAGTGGATGAGTACCCTAACTGGCGCATCCCGCTTCCCGTCACTGTCGACGGGTTCTTCGCCGACCCGCGGGTGCGGGCGGCGGTCGCCCCGCTCGCCGCGGCCCGCCCGGTGCGCTGA